A genome region from Paracoccus sp. MC1862 includes the following:
- a CDS encoding GntP family permease — translation MGLLGIVLSLGLLMYLAYRGINVLILAPLLALLAVLLSGDLPILATYTQVFMRSLGGYVIIYFPLFLLGAIFGKVMADSGAARTIAEKIVASVGAHRAILAVVLACGVLTYGGVSLFVVAFAIYPIANALFRRADVPKRLLPAAIALGSFTFTMTAFPGTPAIQNAIPMPFFGTNVFAAPILGTIAGVIMLVGGVLWLNRRSAAAHARSEGYGDHPRTAADSSLPEDMDLPGFGIAILPVVSVIVLNAVFTYIVIPRMDASYLAQPEYGATTLQSVAGIWAIIVALVLSIVLAIALNWHRFTNLTDSVNSGTMGSLLPIFNTASEVGYGAVIASLPAFAIIRDAVLGLFPTNPVASLAVAVNVLAGITGSASGGMSIALQALGEQFAAMAREQGISMELMHRVTALASGGFDALPHNGAVITLLAITGLTHKKSYGDIFVVSVAIPVFATIVVILLGAMG, via the coding sequence ATGGGACTCCTTGGCATCGTTCTTTCGCTCGGGCTGCTGATGTATCTCGCCTATCGCGGGATCAACGTGCTGATCCTCGCGCCGCTGCTGGCGCTGCTGGCCGTGCTGCTGTCGGGGGATCTGCCGATCCTCGCGACCTACACGCAGGTCTTCATGCGCTCGCTCGGCGGCTATGTGATCATCTACTTCCCGCTGTTCCTGCTGGGGGCGATCTTCGGCAAGGTCATGGCCGACAGCGGCGCCGCCCGCACCATCGCCGAGAAGATCGTGGCCAGCGTCGGCGCGCATCGCGCCATCCTGGCGGTGGTGCTGGCCTGCGGGGTGCTGACCTACGGGGGCGTGTCGCTCTTCGTGGTGGCCTTCGCCATCTATCCCATCGCCAACGCGCTGTTCCGCCGCGCGGACGTGCCCAAGCGCCTGCTGCCCGCGGCCATCGCGCTGGGGTCGTTCACCTTCACCATGACGGCCTTCCCCGGCACGCCGGCGATCCAGAACGCGATCCCGATGCCCTTCTTCGGCACCAACGTCTTCGCCGCGCCCATCCTCGGCACCATTGCGGGGGTCATCATGCTGGTGGGGGGCGTCCTGTGGCTGAACCGCCGCTCGGCCGCCGCGCACGCCCGGTCGGAAGGCTACGGCGACCACCCGCGCACCGCCGCCGACAGCTCGCTGCCCGAGGACATGGACCTGCCGGGCTTCGGCATCGCCATCCTGCCGGTGGTCTCGGTCATCGTGCTGAACGCGGTCTTCACCTACATCGTCATCCCGCGGATGGACGCGAGCTACCTCGCGCAGCCGGAATACGGCGCGACCACGCTGCAATCGGTTGCGGGCATCTGGGCCATCATCGTGGCGCTGGTGCTGTCGATCGTGCTGGCGATCGCGCTGAACTGGCACCGTTTCACCAACCTGACCGACAGCGTGAACAGCGGCACGATGGGCTCGCTGCTGCCGATCTTCAACACCGCCTCCGAGGTGGGATACGGCGCGGTCATCGCGTCGCTGCCGGCCTTTGCCATCATCCGCGACGCGGTGCTGGGACTGTTCCCGACCAACCCGGTGGCCTCGCTGGCTGTGGCCGTGAACGTGCTGGCGGGGATCACCGGCTCGGCCTCGGGCGGCATGTCCATCGCGCTGCAGGCCTTGGGCGAGCAGTTCGCCGCGATGGCGCGCGAGCAGGGCATCAGCATGGAGCTGATGCACCGCGTCACCGCCCTTGCCTCGGGCGGCTTCGACGCGCTGCCCCACAACGGCGCGGTC